The Caenorhabditis elegans chromosome I genome includes the window ACTTGCAATTGGAGAAAATTCAGCAGCCATTGCTTTACCAGCAATTCCAGGTGTTTTCACGTCACCGGATAATGATGGAGTTGCCTGAACTTTAAGATTATGCATCAAAAGTTTAAGAATAATTTCAGTacatttcttcaaataatGTAATCCTTAAACCACTTACCCTTGCTTTTTGATCCCATCTTTGAATCTGATTACACATTATTCGAATAGCAGGAGTTGGAGCTTTTGAGCAGTCTAACTGAGagtttacttcaaaaattagaaaatatactAGCAGAATAATATACCGGATcatttttgttatattttccaatccaatttttgtaaattgttcTCTTATACTCTTGCAATTTTGTTGATTGTCGTGACACTGGAACAGTACACTTTCTATCTCGACCTGTTTTTAAGGAAgatgttttaacaaaaataacagAAGAAAACACAAAGATTAATAATAACAAGTGGATGGTAGAAATTTGGGAATATGAATTTATcatagttttcattttctttttattgaGATATCAAGGTACGAGTTATCAAGTTTGAGAATCCAATTCACTCAACGAATCAAACTGAAAGGCATCTGTTCTGAGATGAAGAAGTATTCGATTTTCTGGTTCGTGGTGTTCCATATTGAGGAAGTTCAGATATGGATGCAGCTTCAGTTCCCATCTAAAATAGACTTACATTAGGTtgagaaacaaaatttcattcaaaaggTCCCATAATCATTTTCAATCACTTAATTACTTTTAATTTGGATCTTCCATCATGTTTATGACCATGGAAAGGACACGCtttgaataaaatctgaaTGGCCGTTATTGTGATTTTCTGATattgttattttctaaatataataatcaaaaaaccttttaaaacaACCGtaccaaatttccaatttcctcgTGATGTTCAGAAGGTGTCGAATTTCTAGCAAAGTGGTTTCCATTGATATTGAAGTTTTCATCTTCCTCATCAAATCCGCAAAGGCTTCTGATACAGAGAACCACAAGGCTCAACAAAGCTTGAAACACACCGCAAGTTATGCAAAAGAAGATAACGAAAATCAATAAGAGTGGAagaagatctgaaaaaaattgaactataCAAAAAGATCAGCCCAATGCGGGGCTCGAACCCGCGACAACCAGATTAAGAGTCTGGTGCTCTACCGGCTGAGCTAACCGGGCCCGGCGACATTCATATTTCATGACATTTAAAAACTCTTTCTTTGCCATTGAAACACGTGACACTTACACTGCCCGTCTCCTTTCTCCCACTCCAAGTACAAGTCAGTTGCGTTGACGATCGAATCGTTACTATTTTTGTCAGGAATCGTCAGAATTGATTTCACTTTATCGTACAGCGTCATATTTTATACCAGAAATGATtaattgtttcaataattGAACACGTCAGATAGAAGAAAAAGAAtgcatttatttcaaaaaacatgatGCCACGgtttaaaatagttttggaaataaatataaatataattttttactgatttgTTTACAAGACTGATAATGAATTAGTGGCAGAATGTAAGCAATGCAATATTTATCCAGGTGGCCATTGGAGCTGACGTCCTCCCAAAACGTGGAGATGAAGATGGAAAACTGATTGAGCTCCATCTTTTCCATTGTTCACAACAACACGGTATCCATTGGCCATGCCGAGCTGCTTTGCAACCTGGAATTTTATTTAAGAGTAATATAATGGagatttctggattttcaaattcgtTTTTACTCATTTATAATTACCTTTGAAGCAGTAACCATAAGCTTTCCAATAAGCGCAGCATCCGAATCAACGGCATTCTCGAGCATATCAATGCGACGCTTAGGGATCACAAGAAAATGAATTGGAGCTTGTGGAGAGACATCATGGAATGCGAGAGccttaaataaatattttatgtgaTCGTTTGCCTGATCTTACATACCTCATCatcttcaaaaatgattttcgcTGGAATCtcttttcgaattatttttccgaaaagAGTGTCGTTGGCTTGAACATCTTTGTTAATTGCCGCCAAGTGGGCTTTATCTACTTCCGACATGTTTCTCTTTGTAAACCTGAAAAATGGTGGAATCGATAAAGACACCttgcctacagtaaccctgacCTAACTGGATTACGGTAAGCAAGACGCAAAGCGGTTTTAA containing:
- the F21C3.7 gene encoding Small integral membrane protein (Confirmed by transcript evidence), encoding MTLYDKVKSILTIPDKNSNDSIVNATDLYLEWEKGDGQYLLPLLLIFVIFFCITCGVFQALLSLVVLCIRSLCGFDEEDENFNINGNHFARNSTPSEHHEEIGNLMGTEAASISELPQYGTPRTRKSNTSSSQNRCLSV
- the hint-1 gene encoding Histidine triad nucleotide-binding protein 1 (Confirmed by transcript evidence); amino-acid sequence: MSEVDKAHLAAINKDVQANDTLFGKIIRKEIPAKIIFEDDEALAFHDVSPQAPIHFLVIPKRRIDMLENAVDSDAALIGKLMVTASKVAKQLGMANGYRVVVNNGKDGAQSVFHLHLHVLGGRQLQWPPG